In the Syntrophales bacterium genome, one interval contains:
- a CDS encoding ParA family protein, producing the protein MARKIAFTNQKGGVGKTTAALGLAGGLTRRGKRVLLVDLDAQGNASASLGLIIEGEKPTVKDLLAEGGNPSEFIVPTDEADVLPANNALKDIEPILHRDDGVRRLKKLLAPLERSYDFMLYDCPPSINIFTRSALAAADEVIVPVEVGFFAILGLKQLLEEIEGIRKEYNRTLKFRGVLLSKFDRRTVLSDQILQVLRDDLGERLLRTAIRVNVDLVKAQIAQKSIFDYGPRSAGAEDFQALTEEILYG; encoded by the coding sequence ATGGCCAGAAAGATCGCCTTCACGAACCAGAAGGGCGGCGTCGGCAAGACGACCGCCGCCCTGGGGCTCGCCGGCGGATTGACCCGCCGTGGTAAGCGAGTCCTCCTGGTCGACCTGGACGCCCAGGGAAACGCCTCGGCCTCCCTTGGACTGATCATCGAGGGAGAAAAGCCGACCGTCAAGGACCTCCTGGCGGAGGGCGGAAATCCATCGGAGTTCATTGTCCCCACGGATGAGGCGGATGTCCTGCCGGCCAACAACGCCCTCAAGGACATAGAGCCCATCCTGCACCGTGACGACGGCGTACGGCGCCTGAAGAAGCTCCTCGCCCCCCTGGAGCGGTCCTACGATTTCATGCTCTACGATTGCCCTCCCAGCATCAATATCTTCACGCGGAGCGCCTTGGCGGCGGCGGACGAGGTCATCGTCCCGGTGGAGGTGGGTTTCTTCGCCATCCTTGGACTCAAGCAGCTCCTGGAGGAGATCGAGGGGATCCGGAAGGAGTACAACCGAACCCTGAAGTTCCGGGGAGTCCTGCTTTCCAAGTTCGACCGGCGGACGGTCCTGTCCGACCAGATCCTGCAGGTTCTCCGGGACGACCTGGGGGAGCGCCTTCTTCGCACGGCCATCCGGGTAAACGTGGACCTGGTGAAGGCCCAGATCGCCCAGAAAAGCATTTTCGATTACGGTCCCCGGAGTGCCGGGGCCGAAGATTTCCAGGCCCTGACGGAGGAGATACTGTATGGTTAG
- a CDS encoding YhbY family RNA-binding protein, with the protein MELQGFQRKYLRGLAHGIKPLVLIGQAGLTGGVLAAAEGALAEHELIKVKFNDFKEKDRKEDLAARIGAATGSSLVGLIGHTAIFYRMQPDPNRRQIHLPQRSS; encoded by the coding sequence ATGGAGCTGCAGGGGTTTCAGCGGAAATACCTCCGCGGCCTCGCCCACGGGATCAAGCCGCTGGTCCTGATCGGACAGGCGGGCCTCACCGGGGGCGTCCTGGCGGCTGCGGAAGGAGCCTTGGCCGAACACGAGCTGATCAAGGTCAAATTCAACGATTTCAAGGAAAAGGACCGGAAGGAGGATCTCGCCGCGAGGATCGGGGCTGCCACCGGGTCGTCCCTCGTGGGGCTCATCGGACACACGGCCATTTTCTACCGGATGCAGCCGGACCCGAACCGGCGGCAAATCCATCTGCCCCAGCGCTCCTCCTGA
- a CDS encoding histidinol phosphate phosphatase domain-containing protein — protein MIDLHTHSIFSDGELIPSEMARRAQDRGYRALAVTDHGDHSNVDFIVPRIAKACRKLSGALGMPVIPGIELTHVPPEYIAELVREARDLGARIVVVHGETIAEPVLPGTNRAAIEAAVDILAHPGLISEADVMRAREQGVCLEISARKGHSLTNGHVLGLARRFEVPLILNTDSHGPQDLITRDQAVRVALGAGMNLREVEEMMRNSEEIVRRATAGGS, from the coding sequence GTGATCGATCTGCATACCCATTCCATCTTCAGCGACGGAGAGCTGATCCCCTCCGAAATGGCCCGGCGGGCCCAGGACAGGGGATATCGCGCCCTGGCCGTCACCGATCATGGGGATCACTCCAACGTGGATTTCATCGTGCCCCGGATTGCAAAGGCGTGCCGGAAGCTCTCGGGTGCATTGGGAATGCCCGTCATCCCGGGAATCGAGCTGACCCACGTCCCGCCGGAATACATCGCTGAACTGGTCCGGGAGGCCCGGGATCTGGGAGCCCGCATCGTCGTCGTTCACGGGGAGACCATCGCCGAGCCCGTGCTGCCGGGGACGAACCGGGCGGCCATCGAGGCGGCCGTGGACATCCTGGCCCATCCGGGTCTGATTTCCGAGGCCGACGTGATGCGGGCCAGGGAGCAGGGCGTGTGCCTCGAGATCTCCGCCCGGAAGGGGCACAGCCTCACGAACGGGCATGTGCTTGGCCTGGCCCGCCGATTTGAAGTTCCCCTGATTCTGAACACGGACAGCCACGGGCCGCAGGATCTCATCACCCGCGACCAGGCCGTCCGCGTGGCCCTCGGGGCCGGCATGAACCTACGGGAAGTGGAAGAAATGATGAGAAATTCCGAGGAGATTGTCCGGCGGGCCACCGCCGGGGGGTCCTGA
- a CDS encoding glycosyltransferase family 4 protein, with translation MKPKKAAKGKKSKRSTGSLKICLLTYRGNPASGGQGVYIKYLSRALRDLGHKVDVISGPPYPEVPEEVTLHKLPGLDLYNADHLFRPTRYRDLLSPVNTMEFLDMCLGGFPEPRTFGTRVHRWFRDRKPAYDIVHDNQCLSWGILDLEKLGYPTVATIHHPITVDRDTEIDAAPNLLKRLKVRRWYSFLDMQIKVSRLFSQIITVSECSKGDISRAFGVPEDKFRVVPNGINMDFFYPANGNGRPENTILVTNSADTPLKGLRYLLEAVDSLRRRRPVKLTVIGQPKKDGAIERLVKELRLGDTVTFTGRIAWEAFAGYYAKATMAVIPSLYEGFGMPAGEAMACGVPVISTTGGALPEVVGDAGILVPPADREALERAIEDLLDNPKKREELGRAGLERVKGAFTWRHAAQRGVDVYREAMNAHRRL, from the coding sequence ATGAAACCAAAAAAAGCAGCAAAAGGAAAGAAGTCCAAACGATCCACCGGATCGCTCAAGATCTGCCTCCTGACCTACCGGGGCAACCCGGCCAGTGGCGGGCAGGGGGTCTACATCAAGTACCTGAGCCGCGCCCTCCGGGACCTGGGGCACAAGGTGGACGTCATCTCCGGTCCCCCCTACCCGGAGGTGCCCGAGGAGGTCACCCTTCACAAGCTTCCGGGCCTCGACCTGTACAATGCGGATCACCTGTTCCGCCCGACCCGGTACCGGGATCTCCTTTCGCCGGTCAACACCATGGAGTTTCTGGACATGTGCCTGGGAGGGTTTCCCGAGCCCAGGACGTTCGGGACCCGCGTCCACCGCTGGTTCCGCGATCGGAAGCCGGCCTACGACATCGTCCACGACAACCAGTGTCTGTCCTGGGGCATCCTGGATCTGGAAAAGCTCGGCTACCCGACGGTGGCAACGATCCACCATCCCATCACGGTGGACCGCGATACGGAAATCGACGCCGCCCCGAACCTGCTGAAGCGGCTCAAGGTGCGCCGCTGGTACTCCTTCCTGGACATGCAAATCAAGGTCTCCCGGCTCTTCTCGCAGATCATCACCGTCTCCGAGTGTTCGAAAGGCGACATCAGCCGGGCGTTCGGGGTGCCGGAGGATAAGTTCCGGGTGGTTCCCAACGGCATCAACATGGACTTCTTCTATCCCGCCAACGGGAACGGACGCCCGGAGAACACGATCCTCGTGACCAACAGCGCCGACACGCCCCTCAAGGGGTTGCGATACCTCCTGGAGGCCGTCGATTCCCTACGGCGGCGCCGTCCGGTGAAACTGACCGTCATCGGCCAGCCCAAGAAGGACGGGGCCATCGAACGCCTCGTCAAAGAGCTGCGGCTGGGCGACACGGTGACGTTCACCGGCCGCATCGCCTGGGAGGCTTTTGCCGGGTATTACGCCAAGGCCACGATGGCCGTCATCCCCTCCCTGTACGAGGGGTTCGGAATGCCCGCCGGTGAGGCGATGGCCTGCGGCGTGCCCGTCATCAGCACGACCGGCGGGGCGCTCCCGGAAGTGGTGGGAGACGCTGGCATCCTGGTTCCCCCGGCCGACCGGGAGGCCCTGGAGAGAGCCATCGAGGATCTCCTGGACAACCCGAAAAAGAGGGAGGAACTCGGGCGGGCCGGCCTGGAGCGCGTCAAAGGAGCGTTCACCTGGCGGCATGCCGCCCAGCGGGGCGTGGATGTCTACCGGGAGGCCATGAATGCTCACCGTCGACTTTGA
- a CDS encoding class I SAM-dependent methyltransferase: MLTVDFERLDLRPGMRVLDAGCGTGRHICEAFRRADITAVGLDLSEEDLRKAGGTLWVMSQENGCRGAVMAIKSDVTRLPFPDGAFDVVICSEVLEHIPDNRKAVSELMRVLRPGGDLVVSVPRWLPERICWALSEAYHNEPGGHIRIYRKREIRRLLEDAGAAFRGIDYRHGLHAPYWWLKCLVGHKREDSRPVNLYKRFLEWDIMEKPRLTVILDRMLNPLIAKSIVLYLKKGC, encoded by the coding sequence ATGCTCACCGTCGACTTTGAGCGCCTGGACCTCCGGCCGGGAATGAGGGTTCTCGACGCCGGCTGCGGGACAGGCCGGCATATCTGTGAGGCCTTCCGGAGGGCCGATATCACCGCCGTCGGGCTTGACCTGAGCGAAGAGGACCTCCGCAAGGCCGGGGGCACCCTCTGGGTTATGAGCCAGGAGAACGGCTGCCGGGGCGCCGTCATGGCCATCAAGTCCGACGTGACGCGGCTGCCTTTTCCCGACGGGGCCTTCGACGTCGTCATCTGTTCGGAGGTGCTGGAGCACATCCCGGACAACCGGAAGGCCGTGTCCGAACTGATGCGGGTTCTCCGGCCAGGCGGGGATCTGGTGGTGAGCGTTCCCCGCTGGCTCCCGGAGCGGATCTGCTGGGCTCTCTCGGAGGCCTACCACAACGAGCCGGGGGGCCACATCCGGATCTACCGGAAGCGGGAGATCCGACGCCTCCTGGAAGATGCGGGTGCCGCCTTCCGGGGGATCGATTATCGCCACGGCCTTCACGCCCCCTACTGGTGGCTCAAGTGCCTTGTGGGCCACAAGCGGGAAGACTCGCGGCCCGTGAATCTCTACAAGCGTTTTCTGGAATGGGACATCATGGAAAAACCCAGGCTCACGGTCATCCTCGACCGGATGCTGAACCCGCTGATCGCCAAGAGCATCGTACTCTACCTGAAGAAGGGTTGCTGA
- a CDS encoding acyltransferase: protein MLREHRPYILKRLDQAFQVWYADYFLRPHFDRLGRGGTYMKPWYVEVFGGPITLGHYAHVIAAPDKRVRLTVWSTLETGGRIDIGDYCLLCPGVRISAAREITIGDSCMMAHGAYITDADWHGLYDRSDSSLAVAPVKLGNNVWIGDSAIVCKGVTIGDHSIVGAGAVVTRDVPPYTVVAGNPASFVKELDPALPMKTRADWMADPRGLAEEFAIIDRHHTKGNTWTGWIRSLLFPRRGD from the coding sequence ATGCTGAGAGAACACCGCCCGTATATCCTCAAGCGCCTCGACCAGGCCTTCCAGGTCTGGTACGCGGACTACTTTCTCCGGCCCCATTTCGACCGCCTGGGCCGGGGGGGGACCTACATGAAGCCTTGGTATGTGGAGGTCTTCGGAGGGCCCATCACACTCGGCCACTACGCCCACGTCATCGCCGCCCCCGACAAGAGGGTCCGCCTCACCGTCTGGTCCACCCTGGAGACGGGAGGGCGGATCGACATCGGCGATTACTGCCTCCTGTGTCCCGGCGTGAGAATCTCCGCCGCCCGGGAAATCACCATCGGCGACAGTTGCATGATGGCCCACGGGGCCTATATCACCGACGCGGACTGGCATGGTCTCTACGACCGCTCCGACTCCTCCCTGGCGGTGGCCCCCGTGAAACTCGGGAACAACGTCTGGATCGGGGACAGCGCCATCGTCTGCAAAGGAGTCACCATCGGCGACCACAGCATCGTCGGCGCCGGCGCCGTGGTGACCCGGGACGTTCCCCCCTACACGGTCGTGGCGGGAAACCCCGCCTCCTTCGTGAAGGAGCTGGACCCCGCGCTGCCCATGAAGACGCGGGCGGACTGGATGGCCGATCCCCGGGGGCTGGCGGAGGAGTTTGCAATCATC